ACGAAGCAGTTGGCGTCGACCTCGCAGGCGCGGGAGTTTTCGGGGGAGCAGGCCGCGGCGCTTGCAACGACAACGAGGGCCAGGAGGGCGGAGAGCTTGCGGGGCAGAGCGTGCAGCTGCGAGGGCAACGGCATGGCGACTCCGGGGTACGGCGGCGGTGTCCGGGGGGGGCGTGAGCACGGGGTTTCAAGCGTAGGTAGAGGTGTATCGGAGGAGGGGGCCGCGGGTCAATTGCTGGCGAGCTGCGGGGCGGTGGCGGCGACAAAGTCGTTGATGTGCTGCCAGTGCTCGAGCAGAAAGTCGGGGATAAGCGCCGGGTCGCGGGGAACCTGCGCGGCGGGGATGCGCCAGATTTTAACTTCGAGGTGGGCGCCGGTGAGCGCGCCGGAGAAGAGTTCGGCCATGGAGCCGAGCTCGTCGATGCCGCGGTGGGCGATGAAGACGAGATCTTTGTCGGGGGTGTGCTCGATGAGCTTGAGGGCGCCGTCGCGTAAGGGGGGAAGGGTGTGGGTGAGTGTTCGGGCGATGGGAATGCGCTCGGGGTCGTCGGCGAACTTTTTGAGGAGGCGCTGGCGCTTGGTCTTAGAGAAGCGGGTGCCCTCGGGGTAGAGGACCAGCGAGAAGCGGTCGCGGTGGTCCTGGCTCAGGGTGAGGATCTTCTGGATCTCGGCCTCGGGGTTGTCGGTGCCGCGGCGCACAAAGACGTTGGGGATGCGCTGGGCGACGTAGTCGAGGGCGGGGTCGGCTAAGAGTTCGGCTTTGATGACGTAGGCGAAGATGCGTGGCGAGGACGCGATGCCTAAGGGGAGCATGGTGTCGAGGGTGGAGGCGTGGCGGCAGAGCACGACGGCCGGGTGGGGGTTATCGAGGTGGTCGAGGCCCTCGACGCTGACGCGGGCGTCGAAGAGGTTAAGCGCGTTCCAGAAAAGTCCGCGGGACCACCAGCGTTGCACCGCGCGGTTGGCGTTTTCGTAGCCCTCTGGGGAGAGGCCTAAAAGATGAAAGCGCAGCCAGTGGATGAGCGCGACGACAAGCCCGGAGCTCTCCAGGACGAAGAAGTAGGTCAAAAAGAGGATGGCGCGGGCGGCCGAGAAACGATCGCGGCGAAAGAGCCCGTAGAGCGCGGCCAGGGGAAGGGTGATCGGCAGCGTGATGGGCATGAGCACGGCCAGGGTGAACCAGGCGGTGGTGGTGGCCAGGCGGCGGGCCCAGGAGATGTCGGGGGGGATGGGGTTGAGGGTGCGCATGGGGGGAACCGGGGAAAAAAATGAAGCTGGCAGGCAAAGGTTTGCAAAAATGCCCGATAACACGATCAGCAGGTGTGAGGAGGTGTAGGTGTAAAACCCAACGATGAGCAAGCCGGGCGGCGCCGGGAGGATGGCACGCGGCCTGGTTTCGATAAAGCATAAGGGGCGACGATGACGGGGATCGAGCAGGGAGGGCAGTGCGGGGCGTTGAAGGTGCGCGAGGCGGTGCTGGCCGGGGATGTGCGGGGGCTAGCGCAGGCGATGGGCTATGAGGTGGCCGGGGTGGAGGTGCGGGGCGCGGCGCTGGGGGCGTGGGGGTTGTGGGAGGGGGATCTGGCGGGGATGGAGGCGATGGAGGTGCTGGGGAGTGGGGAGGGGTATCGGTTGATGTGTGTGCGGGGGGGAAGTTGGGAGCGGGTGCGGGCGCTGATGGTGAAGGTGGCCGCGCGCAGT
The sequence above is drawn from the Lujinxingia vulgaris genome and encodes:
- a CDS encoding lysophospholipid acyltransferase family protein, yielding MRTLNPIPPDISWARRLATTTAWFTLAVLMPITLPITLPLAALYGLFRRDRFSAARAILFLTYFFVLESSGLVVALIHWLRFHLLGLSPEGYENANRAVQRWWSRGLFWNALNLFDARVSVEGLDHLDNPHPAVVLCRHASTLDTMLPLGIASSPRIFAYVIKAELLADPALDYVAQRIPNVFVRRGTDNPEAEIQKILTLSQDHRDRFSLVLYPEGTRFSKTKRQRLLKKFADDPERIPIARTLTHTLPPLRDGALKLIEHTPDKDLVFIAHRGIDELGSMAELFSGALTGAHLEVKIWRIPAAQVPRDPALIPDFLLEHWQHINDFVAATAPQLASN